A segment of the Methanocalculus alkaliphilus genome:
TCGCTACTGTTAATTCTCTGTGTATCTCTTCGATTGCTGCATTGAGAGCTGCATCGCTCTCCATCGCTGGTGCAAGGAGTGGAAGTGCCATCCCTGCCATATCAGCACCGAGTGCGAGGGCCTTTGCAATATCGAGGCCGTTACGAAGGCCTCCTGTTGCAATAACCGGCCCTCCGGTCTCTCTGACCTCCATCAGGCTCACCACTGTCGGGATCCCCCAGCTCAGGAAGTCGTCACCGAGGCGTCTCTGTACGGGGTCGCCAGCTTCGTCGGCCCGGACCCCTTCGACACGGGCCCATGATGTGCCACCGTATCCTCCGATATCTATCGCCTGAACCCCGGCGTTCCAGAGGTTATATGCGGTCTCCCGTGAGATGCCCGATCCCGTCTCTTTTGCGATCACCGGGAATGGAACGAGCGAGCAGAGCTCTTCTATCGCCTTGAGGCATCCGGTTGCATCATGATCACCTTCGGGCTGAATCGCTTCCTGGAGTGGATTTAAATGGATTGCTATTGCATCCGCCTCGATCATCGAGACGGCCTCCTCAGCCCAGGCAGGTCCATGGTCGCGGAGCTGTATCGCCCCGATATTTGCAACAATGAACGCAGTCGGAGCCTCTTCCCTGACCACAGAGAACGAGTGTCTGAGATCGGACCGCTCAAGTGCTGCCCGCTGTGATCCGACACCGATGGCGCATCCGAATCGCTCGGCCGCACGCCCGAGACGGCGGTTCACCTCGGTCGTTCCGGGATGGCCACCAGTCATCGCGGCGATGAAGAGGGGGGATGAGAGGGTTGTGTTCAGGAAACGGCAGGAGAGATCGATATGATCCATATCTGCCTCAGGAAGTGCGGAATGAACGATCCGTACATCGGAAAACCCCGAACATCCTGCTTCAATCTCCTTCTCACTGCAGATGCGGAGGTGATCGAGTTTGCGTGATGTCGTCTGTTCAGGAAGGGTCATAGCTGCTCCATGACGATCTCAGTTCCGCCGTGATCGTCTCCGGCGAGAAAGTCTCCGAGTCGCCCAATATGAAATATCGATGACGTGATGCCCGTATCGGCGAGGGCGAGAAGTTCTTGTACCTTCCCCCGCATCCCTCCGGTCACATCCATCTTCTCCGAGTCCCCGAGATCGATGGTATCTACGGTTGATCGTGTCAGCTCCCGGACCACCTCTCCTCCGGAGAGGACGCCGGCCACATCGGTGGCAAGGCCGACGCGATCTGCCCGGACCCCTTCTGCAATTCTGAGGACGAGCTGATCACCGGAGATGATGCAGGCTCCACGTCTCCTGTCCATAACGACATCGCCATGGAGGACCGGTACAACACCGAGATCTGCCATCACTGCAAGCTGCCCGGTCTCAAAAGAGATGAGCCGTCCATCCTCTGCAAGTGAGCCGCAGAGGGGGTGGACCCCGACGGCATCGATACCGGCATCCCGGAGTATCGAGACAACGGTGCCGTTGAGACCTGCAACGGCACGGTGTGTCTCTCCGATACCAGCGGCATTCTCCTCTCCGACGCCCTCCTGAATTCGGTACTGGTGGGCTTCAGGGTGGCCGCAGGATCCCGCACCATGGACGATGATAAGGGGGAGATCCCGATGGAGAGCGATAGTCTCCGCTATCGCCTGGAGCCGGGTGGTGTGTATCACCCCCGGGTTCTGCTTCTCGGTGATCACGGATCCCCCGAGCTTGAGTACGGTCGTCTTACTCATCCTTCTCTTTCCGGACACCCTGGGTGTCAATGGTGGTGATGATTGCCCGTGCATCGCACGCCTCAATCGCACCAGCGACACGGGTTTTGGCACTCTTGGAACAGAGTGCAAACATACACCCGCCACCTCCGGCCCCGGTCACCTTTGCTCCAAGCGCCCCGGCTGCCCGGGCAGCCAGGACGAGACGGGATATCTGGGGATGGCCGACGCCGAGGGCATCCAGGAGTGCATGATTCATATTCATCAGGTTGCCGAGTTCACGCGGATTGTTGAAGTGGTGCATCGAACATTTGGTGACCGCGGCGATTGCTTCGATTATCGGATCGGCTATCTGGGGGCGTGTCCTCTTCAGCTCGGCCACCTTCCCGACCATCTCGGATGTATTGTGATGGGTGAGGCTGTTGCCGATGACAAGCTGGATCGGCTGGGGGGGGAGCCGCCTCTTTGTGTTGCCGGTGATGAGCACCATCCCTCCGACGGTTGAGACATACGTATCTGTCGCGCTTGCCCGCCCCTTCTGAACGTTCTTCTCAACAATATGAGCAAGAGATGATAGCTCTTCCGGACTTTTGCCCATCTCAAACTCATCATTTATTGCAAAGAGGGTCGCAACCGTCACTGCCGCCGAGGATCCGAGCCCTGATGAACTTGGAAGCTGGGACCTGACATAGACCGATCCCGAGACCCCCATCTGCCGGAAACACTCGGCAATATACGATGAGTTTGGTTTCTTCTGCCGCTTGGCTCTCCGGACGGTGACCATCACCCTCGGCTTGATCGCCATTGCAATACCGGGTTTGCCATAGACGACAGCATGTTCACCAAAGAGGAAGACCTTCCCTGGAGCACTCCATGTTGCCACCCTACACCACCGCAATGGCCGCATACCCGACGACTTCCGGATCCCCGGTGACATCGCCGCTTGTCATATAGGTGAGAAGAATCCCCTTCTCAGCACCGAGATCCCCGGTTGCACGGAGCATGGCTGCGATAGGGCCGACGCCACAGGCCGATACCCCAAGCTCCCTGATCGTTTTGTAAAATGCATCGGTATCAAGGGAGAGGATCGGTTTAATCGCTTCAGCATCAATCTTCTCGGCAGTATTCTTTGGTATATAATGGGAGAAGTCGCTTGATGCAACGATAACCACATCCCGCTTCGTCTTCTGAATGGCACGGAGGATCAGCCCTGACAGGCGTTCCGCCTCTTCCGCTGACTGGTCTCCCATCAGGATCGGTGTGATCCTGGCTCGTGGGAACCGGTATTTGATAAGCGGCATCTGTGTCTCAAGTGAGTTTTCATCATCCTGATGTGCCGCTTCATCAACGGGGAGCTCAAGTGCCAGAGAGAGCTCTTCATCATTGGTCAGAATGCCAAGCGGGGTCTCCCAGGGGAGTGCGGATACGCATGTCCTGTATCCCCGATGGCTTGGGCCGATGATGATGAATGTCCCTGCGAATCCGGGATCGATGGTACTGTATCCGCGGGCGGCGACAGCACCGGAGTACGGATACCCTGCATGCGGAACAATAATGCCAAGGGGATGAAGCTGCTCACCCTGCTTCGTGAAGAACATCCCAAGCACCTGCTCAAGGTGCCCGGGTTCCCCGGGATAAAACATCCCTGCCATAGTACACCGTCGGATCTCCATAGGTTCGCACCTCTTCTGGCAGTTGTTCTTCTGACTATTTAAAGATCGGTCTCGAAGTCTTCGGGGGTGAGTGAGGTTGTAATACCACGGATTCTGAGCATCTCCTTGGTCAGGAGATAGTAGATCATGGAGAGAGCCTTCCGTCCCTTGTTGTTCGTCGGGATGACGAGATCGATGTTCTTTGTGCTGTTGTTCGTGTCGCAGAGGGCAATGACGGGGATACCGTTTAAGACTGCCTCGCGAACGACCTGGGCATCGCCGATCGGGTCGGTGACGATGACGACATCAGGCTCGATGTACTTCTGGAGCGATGTCTTGTTCAGGGCAGGATTTGTGAGGGTCCCTGGGATGAACCGTCCGGTGGTTGCCATTGCTCCGATCGTCTCTGAAAATTTCCTTGCCGGATACTGGCCGTACTGACGTGATGTGACGGCAAGAATCTTTGGGGCTTCAAAACCGGAGAGGAACTTTGCAACCTGCTTGATCCGCTCATCGGTCTTTCTGATATCGATGATATACAGACCATCTCCGCGGACGCGGTAGATGAAATTCATCATCTCATTGCTCTTCTGCTGCGTTCCGATGTGAACACCTGCTGCAAGGTACTCCTCGACAGGGATGAGGGGTTCGTTCAGTTCGATATCAAGTTCAGTCTCGCTCATGCGAAATTCTCCGAAATACGAATTAATTCATTTAATTTTGCTATCCGTTCGCCACCAACAATACCGCATTTGAGATAGATGCATCCAAATGCTGTTGCCAGGTGGGCAATGGTTGTATCTGTCGTCTCTCCGGACCGGTGGCTCATCACCGTCTCCATACCTGTTCTGTGTGAGAGGCTCACGGCTTCGAAGGTATCGGTGAGGGTTCCGATCTGGTTGGGTTTGATCAGCACCGCAGTCGCCGAGGAGAGTTCCACTCCTCTCTGGATACGCTCAGGGTTTGTGACGAAGAGATCATCGCCACAGATGAGGCAGTTGTCAGGGATCTGGCTGGTGAGGGTTCCAAACCCTTCAAAATCCTCCTCATGGAGTGGATCCTCAACATAGATGAGCCCATAGGTATCGACGAGATCGGCGATATACGCAATCTGATCCTCGGTTGCCCGGCTGATGTCACGGTACGCATACCGTTCTCCATCCCAGAGCTCGCTTGCAGCGACATCCAGGCCGATTCCGACGGTGACACCGGTCTCATCGGTGATGGTATCGATCGCCTCTCCGATGATCTCAAGCGCATCTGTATCGCTGATCTGTGGAGCCCAGCCCCCCTCGTCTCCCTTACCGCAGGTGATCCCCCGTCCGCTCAGGAGCTTTTTAACCTCCTTATGGACGAGTGCGTTGGTAAAGACCGCCTCTTCTGTTGAGGAGGCACCGGTTGGGACGATAAGAAACTCCTGGATCTCGGTCGCTCCGGGTGCGTGTGCACCCCCGCCGATGGCATTACCAAGCGGCAACGGGGCTTCATCGGCATAGACTCCCCCAAGGTGGGTATAGAGTTCGATACCGGTCGCCGATGCTGCTGCCTTTGCGTTGGCAAGTGAGAGAGCAACAGCGATATTGGCGCCGATACCCTCAAAGGTGGCTGTTCCATCGATTTCATGAAGAATTCGATCAAAGGTCACCTGGTCACGGGAGTCAAGACCGATCAGCTGGGGGATGACCGTATTGTATGCATACGGTATCGCCTCCTGCGGAGGTCTGACGACCGCCTCATGCCTCCCGGTGCTGGCCCCGCTCGGGGCTGCAGCACGCCCGTACCCGCCGTTGACAATCACATCGGCCTCGATGGTCGGATTCCCACGGCTATCGAGGATGGTCCTGAGCGTCACTGCTTCTATCGATGTCATGCAACCACAACTTCCTGATCCCCGAAATGGCGCTTGACGGTGATGGGTACAAGACCCTTATCAAATTCCTCAAGTGCGATCTCAAGTGGATCAATCCGACCGGTTTTGATCAGTACCGGGGCACCCATCGATATCTGCAATGCTCTGGCTCCGATGATCCTGGCTCGTTCGTATCGAGTGTAGGATATCATAGTAATCATTCCGTAAAATTTTGAACAGAAATGGGGTCGCTGAGATTCGAACTCAGGTCACTGCGTCCCGAACGCAATAGGATAGTCCAGGCTACCCCACGACCCCTCACTGATAGGGATACTGTTCATCAATAATCTCCTTATGCGAGAGGAGCATTCTTCTGCAACAGTACCGCTCTAAACCGAGGGTGTTGAGGATCTCTTTTGGATCCTCACCTGCCGCTTTCCGCTCCTTGAACTCATCCCATGCCGTGGAAACCACTTTTCCACAGGTGAAACATCGTACAGGTATCATTGTCCTCGATTCCTTATTATCCTGCCTGTATTTAACGGTACGACTTCTGGAATCTCTTCCGTGCACCACGGCCATGCGGCTTCTTCGCCTCTTTCTGGCGTGAGTCATTGACGAGGAGCGTCCTGTCGTATCCAAGATACACCTCTTTGATGGCAGGATCATTCGTCCAGCTCAGAAGACCCCGTCCAAGTGCTGTCCTGACCGCTTCTGCCTGGCCGTTGATACCGCCTCCACTGACATTGATCTCGATATCAATCGAGTCATTGACGCCAGGTGCAAGGACGAGTGCCTCAGTGATCTTCATCCGGATAAGCTCAGATCCATAGATCTCAAGAGGTACCGAGTTGATTCTGATCCTGCCCTTCCCCTCCCTGAGGGTTGCGCGGGCGACGGCTGTCTTTCTCTTTCCGCTTGTATTGATGATTTTTCCCATATCCCGATCCCTCCTAGAACTTTGCACCAAGGTTCTGGCTGACTGTGCCGAGCGTCACGTACATGGGCTTGTTCAGCCTGTTACGGTGAGCTTCGTCGATGCTCTCCATCTCCTGTCCTGCAAACTCATCCGGAACACCGACATATGCCTTGACACGGCGGAGCGCCTCGGCGCCATGGCCTGTCTTGTACGGGATCATTCCACGGATGGTCCGCTTCATGATGTCATCAGGACGGCGGGGGTAGAACGGACCTCCCTCGACAGATCCACGGTTTCTCTTCTCATGGTACTTGCCAAGGACATGTGCCCTGCTCCCTGAGATGATCGCCTTCTCCACATTGACGATGGCGATCTCTTCACCATTGATGACCCGCTTTGCAACGATGCTTGCAAGTCTTCCGAGGAGGAGATTATCTGCATTGATGATTGTTGTCATCCCCGTTCACCTCAGTATCCTGACCCGGCTGCCGGCAGGATGTGCCGAGACGAGCTCTTCGATCGTCATACAATCTCCCTCAGCCTGCACAATCTTCTCACGTGCTGACTCGGAGAAGTGAAGTGCCGCTACCTTGACGGACTGATCGAGTATACCGCTTCCGAGAACCTTCCCGGGGACGAGAATGATCTCGCCTGCCTGCGCATAGCGGTTGATCTTGCCGATATTGACTTCGGCATAGTTACTGCTGGACGTGTCGAGCCTCCGTGCAATCTCACGCCAGATATTCGCCTCGTTCTCATGGGATGCGGATTTGAGCATCCTGATAAGATTGACGAGGCGCGGGTTTGTTTTGCCCGATCTCTTCATCTACAGTCCCTCCGTGGATATTTCCTGTAACGCTTCTACCAGGCTGTCTGACCTGGTTCTGATATATCGCAGTCCCTCTTCGACGATCTGCCGGGCGGATAGGGATCCGTCACCTTCGACGACAAAGAGGAACTTTGTCTCATCTGTATCTATTATGATGGCTGATTCTTCCCCGATACCTGTTCCTATGCATGCCTTCTCACAGAGCCGGCAGAGTGAACAGGCCTCGAGTTTTCCGTCAACGACACGCACCGTCTGACCCTTTACCTCAAGGACATTCCGGGGGCACTCATCGACACACATTCCGCATCCGTCACACCGATCGGTGACGTCTATCACGGGGTACTCTTTGTATCCGCATGCGATTGTCGGCTGCCACTTTGCGTGTTCGGTTCCGATATTCAGAACTGCCACTGCTTCAAGGACGAGTTTCTGATCTCCCCAGAGCTTCACTATGGGGACGTTCGCTTCGACAGGCCCGGTCATCGGGTCATCTGATATCATATCACCTGACATGACGGTCTTTGGACCTTCAACGGTGATGGTGAATGTGACCTGGCAGTGGGGGCAGCCGACACCCTCACAGGTGCAGTCTTCCTTCCTCACAAATCTGGACAGGTCTGTCTTCAGCGGGATCATACCGATACGGTGGGCGAGCATCTCGTCAAAGAGGACGCTTGTGTTATCATAGATCCTGATATCTTCGATGGCGAGTGTCGGAACCTCACCCATCATCGACCGTCTGAGGCTGTTTGCAAATGCCACAGATGTCGAGCTGAGGGTGAACTGTGCAACGCTCTCGTCAAGCCTGCCGAATACGATCTCCATCAGACTCTCCTTCCCCGCCTGCCACCCTTGGTCCGGATACTGTCATGTGAGACCGGGGTGACATCTTCGATTCTGCCGATGCGGACACCTGCACGGGCAAGAGCCCGGATGGCCGCCTGAGCGCCGGGACCCGGGCTCCTCTGCTTTCCGCGGCCTGGTGCACGAACCTTCACATGCAGACCAACGAATCCCTTGTCACGAGCTGCATGGGCAATGTTTGTTGCCATCTGCATTGCGGCATAGGGCGAGCTCTCGTTCCGTGCCTGTTTAACGACCATTCCACCACTGCTCTTACAGATAGTCTCAGCTCCCGAGAGATCCGTGACGGTGATGATGGTGTTGTTGAATGATGCAAATATGTGGGCGATACCCCACTTATCCTTCTCAGCTGCCATGGTTATGCCCTTACATTATTGATTCGGCCGCGTTCGGGGTTACTCTCGCTTGAGAGTGGCGACGTCTTGTAGTAGCTGATCTGCTCTTCATCAGCCCGGGTGACCATGTAGCCCGGGACGGTGACACGCCTGCCGGCGATGGCGATATGGCCATGGCCGATGAGCTGGCGTGCCTGCTTTGGTGAGCGCGCAAGACCCTTTCTGTAGACGATCGTCTGGAGACGGCGTTCAAGGATATGATTAATCGTCAGCGAAAGGACGTCATCAATCGTTGCCCCTGCACCGACGATGGCATACCGCTGCAGGTGCTGAAGAAGCTCTTCCTGCCGTCCCTCGATACGCTCCTGGTCTATACCACCGGAGGTCATCGCAAGGATGTTCCGTGCACCCTGGCGGTGGCGGCGGAGGATATGGGTTGCCTTCCAGATCTCCTTCTTGTTTCGGAGACCAAAGTCAATGGCAATCTTACGTTCGTCGTCGATCCGGGCCTTCTCGAAACGGCGCTTCGGTGACTGGTACTGCTTGTGGTTCTTTCCTGGGTATCCCATTCAAATCACCGCTCACTTCTTCTTCTTCGAGACACCGACAGTTGTTCCGGTTCTGCCTGTGGACTTTGTCCGCTGGCCACGTACTTTCTGTCCTGTCTCATGTCTGATACCACGGTAGCACCGCATCTTCTTCATGATGTTTAAGTCCTCTTCACGTGTAAGAGCGACATCAACACCGGTGATGTGGCGGGCTTTCCCTGTATAGAGATCTTTTGGGCGGTTCATCATCCAGGTGGGAGCTGTATTGACGTACTCATCCACAACGGAGCGGATACGGTCAACCTCTTCATCTGAGAGTTTTCCCATGACTGCATGGGTGTTGACGTCTGCCTTCCGTGCAAGGATGAGCGCGGTGTGGAGCCCCACGCCTTTGATGCCCGTCAGCGAGATCCGGACCGACTGTGTGCCGTCGAGATCTGTGTTACTGACGCGTACGAAGTAATTCAGTTCTTCTTCCATGGATTTTCCTCTAATCTTCTCCTTGGAGCGCTGAGGGAGGGATTTGAACCCTCGAGTCCCAGGGGGACACAGGTTTAGCAAACCTGCGCCATACCAGGCTTGGCTACCTCAACAGAGATATGTCGCATCTTTCGACACTCGCAGTGCAAATGAATCACTGCTCCATGAATTGAGTGCTCTAATAGATTGGTGGAAAAGAGTATTAATGGTTGTGGCTGTCAGCCACGATCCGGCCGCCTGATCCCTGAGGATACGAGGGCAGAGGTCATCAGGGGGATGGCGATTGTTGCATCGCAGAAGCACTGGACCCGCGGGCAGGTAACCGTCTCCTTGCCCCAGCTGATCGCTTCTTCGAAGGTGCATCCCGAGAGACCTCCCCAGTGGGGGGCATCGGTGGTGAACTGGATGGCATAGGCATGCCCCTCAAGGTCACTATCGTGGATGGATGCGATCACCTGGGTCTGCTGGATAAAGTTCTTCGGCACTCCACCTCCGATATAGATGACCCCTGTCTTTGCCGATCGCTCAACGATAGCGGTGATCTCGTCGGCATCGCTGATCTGATCGACCTGGACATCGGTCCCCTCACGTCGCGCCATGACAAGGCTGATCCCGATTGACGAGTCGGCAAGCGCAGGGACGAAGATTGGGATCCCTTCGGCAGCACAGGTGGCGGTGAGCGACCGGCCTTCCGGTCGGACCTCGATGAGCCATTCTCCAAGCCTCCGGATCAGTTCACGGCTTGATCCCCGGAAGGGTGCGATACTGGCGATAAAGTCGGCAACCCGCTGATCAACACTCCGGAACTGTTCTTCATAGGCGAAGACATCATAGATCCGGTCGATCCCCTTCTCAAAGAGGGCCACATCATCGGCATGGTGGTGGCCCCGGTAGTGCCGGACGCCGAGGTGCTCACAGATGTCGTGAAAGATGTTCGCCCCGGTTGAGACGATGGCATCCATGTAGTGCCGTTCTGCGAGACTGATTAAGCATTCCTGCATACCGGCGGGGACCATCGCACCGGAGAGGCCAAGAAGAATGGTGCAATCCGGCTCCTGAATCATCTCTTTCCATATAATGTATGCTTCTCCTAGTTTTCGCCCCTGAAAACCGGTTCGGCTCATGGACTCAAGGAGTTCTGCGATATGTTCCGTCGGTTTCACCGGGCTTGTCGGGGTCAGATCCATAGCAAGTATGTTTCTCATCGTCGGTATTAAAGCAGATGTTGCGGGCGGTACCCGCTATGCGAAAAAAAGGGGGTCAGAGCGCGTTGATAAGCGATCTGCGAGTGACAAGACCGACCGGCTTTGTATCGTTAGTTACAAGGACGGTACTGATATTCTTCTCTTCCATCAATGCGATGACATCATCGACGGTTTTACTCTTCTCGACGGAGGTGACGGGGGTGCTCATGATATCCTGGGCGATCAGATTGCGGATCCGGTTATCATGGTGTTTTACCTCCACCAGCTCTTTGAGCTTCATTATGGACTGTGCGAGATCGGTCTCGGTGACGATACCAAGGACCCTGCTATTGTCAGCAACGATGAACCGTGTTGCTGAATCATCGACCATCCTCCTGTGGAGGTGAACGATCCGGTCCTCGGGTGAGATCTTCGGTGCAAGCTCGATGACCTCTTCAAGCGGGCAGTCGGGTTTCATCACTTTAAGGAGATCGCCCATTGTCACCATGCCGATGAGCTTGTGCTCTGCATCCAGCACGACGACGATCTTATAGCTCTGGAGGAGGGGGATGAGGATGTCAATATCCTGATCCTGGTAGGCGAAGGTGTAGTCTTCTTTGGTGACGTTCGCTACATGAATCTGCGTCGGGGGAATGGGGCCACTCCTTTTGCTCCCGATCTTTTCGGCAATTGTGCGCCGGGATGCAGTCCCTACGACCTGATTGTGGTGAGTGACGATGATCGGATCGACCCCCTCATCGAGCATGCGTTCGAGTGCCTCGGTGATGAGTGAGGATTTTGCGATACTGACGGGCTTTGACATGACGTCTTTGATGGTGATCTGTGTTGTCATTGTGCTACCTCTTTCAGTATGTCGTCTCGTTTTAATATTCCTTTGATGTCGGTACCCTCAACAGCGATGATACTGTTGATATTGTGCTTGCGCATCAGTGCGATCGCGCTTGCAACAGACTCGGACGGGCTGATGGTGATCACGGGCCGTGACATGACGTCTTCGGCGATTGCTGAAACACTCCTGACATGCCGCAGGCTCTTTCTCCCCCCGCTCTCTTCACGGCGCAGATGCATGATCTCCTTTTCAGGAACTCCGTTTTCAAAGATATACCCGTAGAATGCAATATTTGACTCGGTGATAACACCTGCAAGCGTGCCGTCATTATTGATGACGAGGAGCTTGTCGTTTCGTTCCCGTATCACATCAATGACATGGCTGAGTGAGTGGTACCGGGAGATAGTCACCACATCCTCCATGATATCAGCAACTGTCGCCTTGATCTTCTCGACATCGGGTGCCGCCATGATATCCGTCTTTGTGATGATCCCGGCGACGGTATCGCCATCGGTAACCGGGAGACTGCTGATATCATGCAGAAGCATGATCCGGGCGGCTTCCTTCAGTTCGAGATCCGGTGCGATCGTCATCGGATCGTTTGTCATCATCACCTCAACCGGAATACTGTCGATAGGCCGCCGTCTCCACCGGGGATCACTGTGCCGGAAGCCGTGGGCAATATCCTTCTTGGTGATGATACCTGTGAGATTATCTCCATCCATTACCAGAAGCCGTGAGATATGGTGCTTCAGTAACAGGTTGCGTGCGTATGCAATGGTGTCTGTTCTGCTCACGACATAGACCGGGGATGACATCATCTCTCTGACAATCATGGCTCTCACCTCAGTGCGAGTGCTTTAACAAGATCATATTCTGTTATCATTCCGATAAGGCGCGCATCTTCTGTAACGGGAAACGCACCAATCTGCTTCTGAATCATCTCGCGTGCTATCTCATGAATATCCTTATCCGGGGTGGTCGTCTGGAGGTTGCCGGAGATGATCGAGCGGATCGGCCGTGCGGTCACTTCTGCCACATCGCCTGTCTGCATCGACCGGAATACTTCACCGGAGCCGACATACGTCATGATGTCGGTTGCTGTGATGATTCCAAAGAGGACGTCATCTGAGACGACCGGCAATCTCCTGAAATGATATTTATTCATCTGTCGTGCAACTTCGGCGATTGAACAGTCGGGATAGGTTACCCGTGGTGAATAGGACATAACATCCTCGACCGTCAGCTGGCTCTGCTCGATGGAGAGAGACTTGAGGAGATCATATTCGGTGACGATACCAACAACGTGCTCATCTCCGTCAATGATCGGTACACCTCCATGCCTCTTCCCGACGATGATATCGACTGCGTCATCAATGTCATCGCTCGTCTGCAGTGTCATCACATTCTCGGTCATGATGGATCTGAGACTCTCATTGATGGCAGAGAGGAAATTGCCCTGATGTTTGTTTTTGACCAGGTTGTGCCGGTCTCCACCTCCCATAAAGTCAACGATGTCGGAGACGGTGATAATGCCACGCAGCTTCCGACTTCCGGCATCCGCTATCGGGAGCCTCCGGAATCCTTCACGCGTCATCGTCTCGACGCCGTCGCAGATGGTCATTGTCGGGGGGACGCAGATAACATTTCCAACAGCAATGCTCATCACACCTCCCTGACGACCGGCCGGGCGTGATTTAAACTCAACCGGTCCCCGATCCTGTTTGCCGGCTCTCATAAGATACCGTTCACTTTTATTATGGCCTGAATTATTATCGTGCATGGTGATTCCTTACGCCTTTTTGACAATGGTTCTCAGGACATCATGGCGATCCAGGATGCCAACGACAGTACCCTCAGAAACAACCGGCATCCGGCTGATATCGTGAGATACAAGGAGGTGGGACGCTTCTGACACCTGCATATCCGGTGTCGCCGTAATGACAGGTGTGGTCATCACCTTGTTTACCTGGGTCCTGGTGCTGTTTCCAAGGGATCGCCTGATACCGCCGTTCTCAACAAGATCCCGGCGTGAAATCACTCCGAGGAGCTCCTTTCCCCT
Coding sequences within it:
- a CDS encoding 50S ribosomal protein L18e; translation: MKRSGKTNPRLVNLIRMLKSASHENEANIWREIARRLDTSSSNYAEVNIGKINRYAQAGEIILVPGKVLGSGILDQSVKVAALHFSESAREKIVQAEGDCMTIEELVSAHPAGSRVRILR
- a CDS encoding DNA-directed RNA polymerase subunit D, translated to MEIVFGRLDESVAQFTLSSTSVAFANSLRRSMMGEVPTLAIEDIRIYDNTSVLFDEMLAHRIGMIPLKTDLSRFVRKEDCTCEGVGCPHCQVTFTITVEGPKTVMSGDMISDDPMTGPVEANVPIVKLWGDQKLVLEAVAVLNIGTEHAKWQPTIACGYKEYPVIDVTDRCDGCGMCVDECPRNVLEVKGQTVRVVDGKLEACSLCRLCEKACIGTGIGEESAIIIDTDETKFLFVVEGDGSLSARQIVEEGLRYIRTRSDSLVEALQEISTEGL
- a CDS encoding 30S ribosomal protein S11, with the protein product MAAEKDKWGIAHIFASFNNTIITVTDLSGAETICKSSGGMVVKQARNESSPYAAMQMATNIAHAARDKGFVGLHVKVRAPGRGKQRSPGPGAQAAIRALARAGVRIGRIEDVTPVSHDSIRTKGGRRGRRV
- a CDS encoding 30S ribosomal protein S4, whose amino-acid sequence is MGYPGKNHKQYQSPKRRFEKARIDDERKIAIDFGLRNKKEIWKATHILRRHRQGARNILAMTSGGIDQERIEGRQEELLQHLQRYAIVGAGATIDDVLSLTINHILERRLQTIVYRKGLARSPKQARQLIGHGHIAIAGRRVTVPGYMVTRADEEQISYYKTSPLSSESNPERGRINNVRA
- a CDS encoding 30S ribosomal protein S13, with protein sequence MEEELNYFVRVSNTDLDGTQSVRISLTGIKGVGLHTALILARKADVNTHAVMGKLSDEEVDRIRSVVDEYVNTAPTWMMNRPKDLYTGKARHITGVDVALTREEDLNIMKKMRCYRGIRHETGQKVRGQRTKSTGRTGTTVGVSKKKK
- a CDS encoding deoxyhypusine synthase, producing the protein MDLTPTSPVKPTEHIAELLESMSRTGFQGRKLGEAYIIWKEMIQEPDCTILLGLSGAMVPAGMQECLISLAERHYMDAIVSTGANIFHDICEHLGVRHYRGHHHADDVALFEKGIDRIYDVFAYEEQFRSVDQRVADFIASIAPFRGSSRELIRRLGEWLIEVRPEGRSLTATCAAEGIPIFVPALADSSIGISLVMARREGTDVQVDQISDADEITAIVERSAKTGVIYIGGGVPKNFIQQTQVIASIHDSDLEGHAYAIQFTTDAPHWGGLSGCTFEEAISWGKETVTCPRVQCFCDATIAIPLMTSALVSSGIRRPDRG
- a CDS encoding CBS domain-containing protein, producing MTTQITIKDVMSKPVSIAKSSLITEALERMLDEGVDPIIVTHHNQVVGTASRRTIAEKIGSKRSGPIPPTQIHVANVTKEDYTFAYQDQDIDILIPLLQSYKIVVVLDAEHKLIGMVTMGDLLKVMKPDCPLEEVIELAPKISPEDRIVHLHRRMVDDSATRFIVADNSRVLGIVTETDLAQSIMKLKELVEVKHHDNRIRNLIAQDIMSTPVTSVEKSKTVDDVIALMEEKNISTVLVTNDTKPVGLVTRRSLINAL
- a CDS encoding CBS domain-containing protein; the encoded protein is MIVREMMSSPVYVVSRTDTIAYARNLLLKHHISRLLVMDGDNLTGIITKKDIAHGFRHSDPRWRRRPIDSIPVEVMMTNDPMTIAPDLELKEAARIMLLHDISSLPVTDGDTVAGIITKTDIMAAPDVEKIKATVADIMEDVVTISRYHSLSHVIDVIRERNDKLLVINNDGTLAGVITESNIAFYGYIFENGVPEKEIMHLRREESGGRKSLRHVRSVSAIAEDVMSRPVITISPSESVASAIALMRKHNINSIIAVEGTDIKGILKRDDILKEVAQ
- a CDS encoding CBS domain-containing protein, encoding MHDNNSGHNKSERYLMRAGKQDRGPVEFKSRPAGRQGGVMSIAVGNVICVPPTMTICDGVETMTREGFRRLPIADAGSRKLRGIITVSDIVDFMGGGDRHNLVKNKHQGNFLSAINESLRSIMTENVMTLQTSDDIDDAVDIIVGKRHGGVPIIDGDEHVVGIVTEYDLLKSLSIEQSQLTVEDVMSYSPRVTYPDCSIAEVARQMNKYHFRRLPVVSDDVLFGIITATDIMTYVGSGEVFRSMQTGDVAEVTARPIRSIISGNLQTTTPDKDIHEIAREMIQKQIGAFPVTEDARLIGMITEYDLVKALALR